CGCACCGCCACAACATGCTAATACCACCCGTATGTGCATCGCTGCAATGTCGCTGCTCTGCCCCCTAAAATTATTCAGAGGCGAATGTGACTGATCTCGTTTTGCGAAATTTTCACAACAATAATTCACATTAGTGTTACTAAAAATCAAATAGCGATTCGTCACAATATTTACTTATTCTATTAATCAGGATTGGCTCTCATGCAGTGCTAAAATGTTTTTTTCCAGTCGTGAGATAATTGTCGCCAGTTCATCGACCTCTTGCGGTGTAATGCCATCTAATATTTCGCTACGCGTTTGATCAATTACATCATTAACCGCCTGAATGATGGGATCTGCCATATCGGTTAACAATATACGCTTGGCACGACGATCGTGGGTACATATATGGCGGGTAATTAATCCTTTATCTTCAAGTTGATCCAATGTCCTTACCAGCGAAGGTTGCTCTATTCCTATGGCTTTCGCTAGCTGAATCTGGGACTGTCCAGGCGGCAACTGGTGGATATTATGCAGTGTGACCCAGTGCGTTTGCGTGAGCTCCAGCGGCTTCAATCGGTGATCAATCAAAGCTCGCCATACACGAACCAACCGGGCTAAATCAGAACCTAACGGCAATTCCATCACTTCTCCTTATAGTTAGCGTACTAAGATACATCCCTGGATTGCAATCAACTCTGATTTAAAACGAACGTTAAATAGAAAATGTTTTATTGTTGTTGTGCCATTCTAGCAAATAATAATTAATTAAAAATGATCCTGAACTTAATTTATATCATTAAATATCACCATGTCATTTAAAACAAGGTGGGTTGATCTGTCTGCGTAGACGTTGAATTTTTTTCACTTCGCTGAGCGCGTCGCATACGCTGACGGCACAAACGCAGCACATCCTGTTTTTGCGCATCGCTCATGGCCTGCCAATTAAAACGTTCATTGCGGCTTCGCAAGCAGCCACGACAAAAACCACGGTCATCGGCCTGACAGATCCCACGACAGGGATTAGGAACGGGAAAAAGCTCAAGCTGTTCCGCCACAAGACCTCCTTATCAGACCTCTTTTATTGAAGCCTTGATCGTTGTCACTGGCAAGTATGGCATCAGGCCAATACGCGAATAATCGCCATTTTACCGCATATCGCCGCTTTTTCCAGCCAATCACCGGCACACAACCGGCCAGATATTTGTGCTCTGCCCGGCAACAACGCTATACTCGGCCTCTGTTGTTTCAGGCAAGTCACTCGCCTGTACCGTCAGTGGCAGTTAACCCACAGTCTCAAGATAGGGGTCATTATGCGTTTACTTCACACTATGCTGCGCGTTGGCGACCTGCAACGCGCCATTGATTTTTATACCAAAATACTGGGCATGCGTTTACTGCGCACCAGCGAAAACCCGGAATATAAATACTCTCTGGCATTTGTCGGTTATAACGAGGAGAGCGACGGTTCAGTCATTGAACTGACGTATAACTGGGGTGTAGACAGTTACGAGATGGGCAGCGCTTTTGGTCACATCGCGCTGGGCGTCGATGATGTTGCGGGTGCCTGTGAGCGTATCCGGCAGGCAGGTGGCAAAGTGACCCGTGAAGCAGGCCCGGTTAAAGGCGGTAACACCGTTATTGCGTTTGTTGAAGACCCTGATGGCTATAAAATCGAGCTGATTGAACGTGCTCAGGCCGGCCAGGGACTGGGGAACTGACCTCCTGCCGGTTTTCTTTTTCAGGTGTCAGCCGACACCTGCCTTTCGCCGTCATCGGGCGGCGTGACCTGCTTGCCTGCTGCATCCCATGGCAGAATTTGCCATAATGTGCATTGTATGTTGCTGAAGAAATTAAAAAACGAATGGCCGAAAAACATAACCTGAACGCCCTGAATGCACGTTTCCGTGGTTTTTATCCCGTGGTAATCGATGTGGAAACAGCAGGATTTAACGCGAAAACCGATGCATTACTGGAAATCGCGGCTATTACGCTGAAAATGGATGAAAGCGGTTGGTTAAAACCAGACGAAACATTGCATTTCCATGTTGAGCCTTTTGAAGGGTCAATTTTGCGCCCGGAAGCATTGGCCTTCAACGGCATCGACCCGAAAAACCCGTT
This sequence is a window from Dickeya aquatica. Protein-coding genes within it:
- the slyA gene encoding transcriptional regulator SlyA; this encodes MELPLGSDLARLVRVWRALIDHRLKPLELTQTHWVTLHNIHQLPPGQSQIQLAKAIGIEQPSLVRTLDQLEDKGLITRHICTHDRRAKRILLTDMADPIIQAVNDVIDQTRSEILDGITPQEVDELATIISRLEKNILALHESQS
- a CDS encoding DUF1289 domain-containing protein, which gives rise to MAEQLELFPVPNPCRGICQADDRGFCRGCLRSRNERFNWQAMSDAQKQDVLRLCRQRMRRAQRSEKNSTSTQTDQPTLF
- the gloA gene encoding lactoylglutathione lyase; amino-acid sequence: MRLLHTMLRVGDLQRAIDFYTKILGMRLLRTSENPEYKYSLAFVGYNEESDGSVIELTYNWGVDSYEMGSAFGHIALGVDDVAGACERIRQAGGKVTREAGPVKGGNTVIAFVEDPDGYKIELIERAQAGQGLGN